The following are encoded in a window of Bacillus sp. SORGH_AS_0510 genomic DNA:
- a CDS encoding aldo/keto reductase, translating to MKYKVLGKSGLRVSELALGTMTFGEDWGFGASKEESHKIFQAFVEAGGNFIDTAVNYTNGTSEKYVGEFIREQREQFVVATKYTLNTRPNDPNGGGNHRKNLVQSVEKSLMQLQTDYIDLLWLHAWDFMTPVEEVMRALDDLVRSGKVLYVGISDTPAWIVSQANMLATLRGWTPFIGLQVEYNLLQRTPERDLLPMARSLDIGVTAWAPIAGGALTGKYNNPSAEKGRLSPQSARLNERNRAISAVVDEVAEELNVSPAQVALNWVRQQSGTVIPLIGAKREEQMKDNLESLTFQLSTEHLSRLNEASKIELGFPHDFLASEPVLNAIHGKTYGKIEKRTY from the coding sequence ATGAAGTATAAAGTACTAGGAAAAAGTGGTTTGAGAGTATCAGAATTAGCACTAGGAACAATGACGTTTGGGGAAGATTGGGGCTTTGGTGCCTCTAAGGAAGAAAGTCATAAAATTTTTCAAGCGTTCGTGGAAGCCGGCGGAAATTTTATCGATACGGCTGTAAATTACACAAATGGCACAAGTGAGAAATATGTGGGAGAGTTTATTCGGGAGCAGCGCGAGCAGTTCGTTGTGGCTACAAAATATACTCTTAACACCCGGCCTAACGATCCTAATGGTGGTGGAAACCACCGGAAGAATCTTGTTCAATCTGTTGAAAAGAGTTTAATGCAACTTCAGACGGATTACATTGATTTACTTTGGCTTCACGCCTGGGATTTCATGACCCCTGTGGAAGAAGTGATGCGAGCACTTGATGATTTAGTCCGTTCCGGAAAAGTTCTTTATGTCGGAATTTCAGATACGCCTGCTTGGATTGTTTCTCAGGCTAATATGCTTGCCACACTAAGAGGCTGGACGCCATTTATCGGCTTGCAGGTAGAGTACAATTTATTACAACGTACACCTGAAAGAGATTTATTACCGATGGCTCGAAGCCTTGATATTGGGGTGACGGCTTGGGCACCGATAGCTGGCGGTGCATTAACAGGAAAATATAATAACCCATCTGCTGAAAAAGGTAGATTATCTCCGCAAAGTGCACGATTAAATGAAAGAAACCGAGCGATTTCTGCAGTTGTTGACGAAGTGGCGGAAGAACTTAACGTTTCACCTGCCCAAGTAGCACTAAATTGGGTGCGACAGCAATCGGGGACAGTGATTCCACTAATTGGTGCAAAACGAGAAGAGCAAATGAAGGACAATCTGGAAAGTTTAACATTCCAGCTTTCAACTGAACATCTTAGCCGATTAAATGAAGCAAGTAAAATTGAACTTGGTTTCCCTCATGATTTTCTCGCATCTGAGCCTGTACTAAATGCGATTCATGGTAAAACATACGGAAAAATTGAAAAGAGAACGTACTAA
- a CDS encoding NAD(P)H-dependent oxidoreductase, with amino-acid sequence MKTLVIVAHPNLQNSVINKMWADRLHQEKDITVHELYATYPDGKIDVAHEQKLLLEHDRIVFQFPFYWYSSPSLLKEWQDVVLTYGWAYGSEGTRLRGKEFMLAISTGGPEAAYQAGGYNHYSMSELTKPFQATANLTGMRFLPTFTAQGVRFLTNEQVRESAEKLVDHLKASY; translated from the coding sequence ATGAAAACATTAGTTATTGTCGCACATCCAAACTTACAAAATTCAGTCATCAACAAAATGTGGGCCGATCGGTTACATCAAGAAAAAGATATTACGGTACATGAATTGTACGCAACTTATCCGGATGGAAAAATTGACGTGGCTCATGAACAGAAACTATTGCTTGAACACGACAGAATTGTCTTCCAGTTCCCGTTCTACTGGTATAGCAGTCCTTCTCTATTAAAGGAATGGCAGGATGTTGTTCTCACTTACGGATGGGCATATGGTTCAGAAGGAACGAGATTACGTGGAAAAGAATTTATGCTGGCGATTTCAACCGGGGGACCGGAAGCAGCCTACCAAGCAGGTGGTTATAATCACTACAGCATGAGTGAGCTAACGAAGCCATTCCAGGCAACTGCAAACCTGACAGGCATGCGCTTTTTGCCAACTTTTACAGCACAGGGAGTCCGTTTCCTAACTAACGAACAAGTTCGGGAAAGCGCGGAAAAGTTAGTAGATCACTTAAAAGCATCATATTAA
- a CDS encoding SDR family NAD(P)-dependent oxidoreductase produces the protein MKEKVLLIVGAGPGISLSTAKRFGKEGFKIALVSRGIDALRKYEEELNKEGITAKGFPGDVSSEVSLKAAIDSVINTYGKIDVLLYNAAAGKPGKPTTLSMDDLVKDFKISVAGALTSVKEVTPYMEKGTLLLTGGGLALYPYADYASLAIGKAGIRNLAYSLHQELSSKGIYVGTLTIKGFVQEGTYYSAENIAETFYSMYETKEEVEVIFEEK, from the coding sequence ATGAAAGAAAAGGTATTGTTGATTGTCGGTGCAGGGCCAGGGATTAGTTTAAGTACTGCAAAGAGATTTGGCAAGGAAGGTTTTAAAATTGCCCTTGTATCAAGAGGTATAGATGCATTACGAAAATACGAAGAAGAGCTGAATAAAGAAGGAATTACGGCAAAAGGATTCCCAGGGGATGTTTCCTCAGAGGTGTCATTAAAAGCGGCAATTGATTCAGTAATTAATACTTATGGAAAGATCGATGTTCTTTTATACAATGCAGCAGCAGGCAAACCAGGAAAGCCAACAACATTAAGCATGGATGACCTGGTCAAAGATTTCAAAATCAGTGTAGCTGGTGCTCTTACAAGTGTAAAAGAGGTAACACCATATATGGAAAAAGGAACGCTTCTTTTAACTGGTGGCGGGCTAGCATTATATCCATATGCCGATTATGCTTCCTTAGCGATAGGCAAAGCAGGCATTCGGAACTTAGCATATAGCTTACATCAAGAATTAAGTAGCAAAGGAATCTATGTCGGAACACTAACAATCAAAGGGTTTGTTCAAGAAGGAACGTACTACTCTGCTGAAAACATTGCTGAAACATTCTATAGCATGTATGAAACAAAAGAAGAGGTAGAAGTTATTTTTGAAGAAAAGTAA
- a CDS encoding MarR family winged helix-turn-helix transcriptional regulator, which yields MNEEEQVLIHCLYFTASRFARNISKLAEKTFDFGELAPSYLYMIMIVKFHPEITQKVLCQKLSIAPSTSTRFIDKLEKLKLVTRKIDGKQTHISLTDEGEKVYHQFRVSLKEFFMGYSDILGREFSKDLSMMLHDASNKLEKEL from the coding sequence ATGAATGAAGAAGAACAAGTATTAATTCATTGTTTATATTTTACTGCTAGCCGATTTGCTCGTAATATTTCTAAATTGGCTGAGAAGACGTTTGATTTTGGGGAACTTGCGCCTTCATATCTATATATGATTATGATTGTAAAATTCCATCCGGAAATCACTCAAAAAGTTTTATGTCAAAAACTATCTATTGCTCCATCAACCAGTACAAGATTTATAGATAAACTAGAGAAATTAAAGCTGGTCACACGTAAAATAGACGGCAAACAAACGCACATCTCTTTAACTGATGAGGGAGAAAAGGTTTACCACCAGTTCCGCGTTTCATTAAAAGAATTTTTTATGGGTTACTCCGACATTTTAGGACGCGAATTCAGTAAGGATTTAAGCATGATGCTTCACGATGCGAGCAATAAACTAGAAAAAGAACTGTAA
- a CDS encoding zinc-binding dehydrogenase, whose protein sequence is MKALLLHDKGLWKEMKLEEIDIPKPSAGELLIEVHAVGLNPVDYKTATGGNPNWSYPHILGLDVAGVVSEVGEGVTGWEKGNRVVYHGDLTKKGGYSEYAVTTAHTVSRIPDQVTFEDAAALPTAGYTAYQSLFRKLPMDRIDTLLIHGGAGGVGGFAVQLAKWAGKTVISTASRHNHEYVQSLGADYVIDYREENVKAKVMEITNGRGVDAVIDAVSRQSATDSLEMLAFLGHIVHIAGAPDYTQVKPFTKAISYHEIALGPAHQSGDRKAQEDLGMMGNEMLALVAEGKISSMLKEVITLEQVPEALSRLVERHVKGKIVAKIK, encoded by the coding sequence ATGAAAGCATTGCTTTTACATGATAAAGGTCTTTGGAAAGAGATGAAGCTAGAAGAAATAGATATTCCAAAACCAAGTGCAGGAGAGTTATTGATTGAGGTTCATGCCGTAGGACTCAATCCGGTTGATTATAAGACGGCAACCGGCGGTAATCCAAATTGGTCATACCCTCATATTTTAGGTTTAGACGTTGCTGGAGTTGTTTCAGAAGTAGGTGAAGGTGTAACTGGTTGGGAAAAAGGCAACCGAGTAGTCTACCATGGCGACCTAACGAAAAAAGGCGGTTATAGTGAATACGCAGTGACAACTGCACACACAGTTTCTCGAATTCCAGATCAAGTAACCTTCGAAGATGCTGCTGCTTTACCCACAGCGGGATATACTGCATACCAGTCTTTATTCCGTAAGCTGCCAATGGACCGTATTGATACCCTTCTCATTCACGGCGGTGCCGGTGGTGTAGGTGGTTTTGCAGTTCAATTAGCGAAGTGGGCTGGTAAAACCGTTATCTCTACAGCTTCTCGTCATAATCATGAGTATGTTCAATCTCTTGGTGCTGATTATGTTATTGATTACCGAGAAGAGAATGTGAAAGCAAAGGTTATGGAGATTACTAATGGCCGAGGAGTAGATGCCGTGATTGATGCGGTAAGCCGTCAGAGTGCCACTGATTCACTTGAAATGCTCGCCTTTTTAGGACACATCGTGCATATTGCCGGTGCACCAGATTACACACAGGTGAAGCCTTTTACCAAAGCAATTTCTTACCATGAGATTGCCCTTGGTCCTGCTCACCAATCCGGTGATCGAAAAGCACAAGAGGATTTAGGAATGATGGGGAATGAAATGCTTGCTTTAGTGGCAGAAGGCAAAATTTCTTCCATGTTAAAAGAAGTAATTACACTTGAACAAGTCCCTGAGGCACTATCCAGACTTGTTGAACGCCACGTGAAGGGGAAAATTGTAGCAAAAATAAAATAG
- a CDS encoding FAD-binding oxidoreductase yields the protein MDLQSGKFYWETTIPKAPTYPVLEEDISCDVLIIGGGSSGAQCAYYLSETGLDVVVVDKRKIGKGSTSVNTALIQYLGDKMLFELVNTFGEEAAILHTKLCEEAINDIERTSQRMDMDPEFYRRDSLYYASDQAGVEKLNKEFYYLQKHNFKVDCLTQKQISERYPFKKEAALYLYQDGEINPLKYNYGLLSEAQKNGVRIYENTRINGKQFHEDGATFFTENGHSIKTRQVIIAAGYEGMEFKKEKNAVISSSYAVVTNPVESFSDWYKQTLIWETARPYIYMRTTKDNRVIIGGLDDNTVYAEDRDSKIMHKKEKLIEEFNKLFPTIDVYPEYYLGAFYGGTHDGLPMIGQYEEFPNCYFVFAYGDNGLVYSGVMAKILRDVIAKGSHSAMNIYHQSRSGTAFNKK from the coding sequence ATGGATTTACAAAGTGGAAAGTTTTATTGGGAAACCACCATCCCCAAAGCACCTACATATCCTGTTTTAGAGGAAGATATAAGTTGTGATGTACTTATTATAGGTGGTGGCAGTTCTGGTGCGCAGTGCGCCTACTATTTAAGTGAAACAGGCTTAGATGTTGTAGTTGTTGATAAACGAAAAATTGGTAAAGGAAGTACAAGTGTCAATACAGCTCTTATTCAATATTTGGGAGATAAAATGCTATTTGAGTTAGTGAATACCTTTGGAGAGGAAGCGGCTATTCTCCATACCAAGCTCTGCGAAGAAGCGATTAATGATATTGAACGAACGTCTCAAAGGATGGACATGGACCCTGAATTTTATAGGAGGGACAGTCTTTATTATGCGAGTGATCAAGCAGGAGTAGAAAAACTCAATAAAGAATTCTATTATCTGCAAAAACATAATTTTAAAGTAGATTGCCTCACACAAAAGCAAATTAGTGAACGCTACCCTTTCAAAAAAGAAGCAGCACTATATTTATATCAAGATGGTGAGATTAATCCGCTTAAATATAATTATGGACTTCTTTCAGAAGCTCAAAAAAACGGAGTTAGGATTTATGAAAATACTAGAATCAACGGTAAACAATTTCATGAAGACGGGGCTACTTTTTTTACAGAGAATGGACATTCCATTAAGACTCGGCAAGTCATTATAGCTGCTGGGTATGAGGGAATGGAATTTAAAAAAGAGAAGAATGCTGTAATTTCAAGCTCGTATGCTGTTGTTACTAACCCGGTAGAAAGCTTTTCAGATTGGTATAAACAGACCCTTATATGGGAGACAGCGCGTCCATATATTTATATGCGGACGACGAAGGATAACCGAGTGATTATTGGTGGATTAGACGATAACACTGTTTATGCTGAAGATCGGGATTCCAAGATAATGCATAAGAAAGAGAAGTTAATTGAGGAATTTAACAAACTTTTTCCTACGATCGATGTTTACCCAGAGTATTATTTAGGAGCTTTTTATGGAGGGACCCATGACGGCTTGCCTATGATTGGGCAATATGAAGAGTTCCCTAATTGTTATTTTGTCTTTGCATACGGAGATAATGGTCTTGTTTATAGCGGGGTAATGGCAAAGATATTGAGAGATGTGATAGCAAAAGGGTCACATTCTGCTATGAATATATATCATCAGAGTCGATCGGGTACTGCATTTAATAAAAAATAG
- a CDS encoding VOC family protein — MLLSFDHLVIFLRKPEEALQTLSKIGIHAIHGGHHEKWGTYNTLSYFGLSYIEFLGIEDLSITEKQENNQLITEIVDQLSKKGQEGPAKIAVRARGMQELAERLKAEGYAVYGPYPGERVRADGQIIKWSLLFLENEPNELTMPFFIEWEKSDEERLVELKEQGLVETHPLDNLAFESVAFVVHDFERTITKWGSLLNLEPGEAFIDEALNAKCSKLELLGTSLLFCTPIGEGLAKKVLKEKGETPFLINLEGTNQPDYLEMFGGVWRL, encoded by the coding sequence ATGTTACTTTCGTTTGATCACTTAGTTATTTTTCTAAGAAAACCAGAGGAAGCCTTACAGACTTTAAGCAAAATAGGAATTCATGCTATCCATGGTGGACATCATGAAAAGTGGGGAACCTATAACACTTTATCCTACTTTGGGTTAAGCTATATTGAGTTTTTAGGAATTGAAGATTTATCAATCACTGAGAAACAAGAAAACAATCAATTGATTACTGAAATAGTAGACCAACTCTCAAAAAAAGGACAAGAGGGTCCTGCTAAAATCGCTGTTCGTGCAAGAGGAATGCAAGAATTAGCTGAAAGGTTAAAAGCAGAGGGATATGCCGTATATGGTCCGTATCCTGGTGAACGAGTTCGGGCGGATGGACAAATCATTAAGTGGTCGCTCTTATTTTTAGAAAATGAACCCAATGAACTTACTATGCCATTTTTCATCGAGTGGGAGAAGTCGGATGAAGAGAGGCTTGTAGAATTAAAAGAGCAGGGATTAGTAGAAACACACCCATTAGACAATCTAGCATTTGAAAGTGTTGCATTTGTGGTACATGACTTTGAAAGAACTATAACTAAGTGGGGGAGCTTATTAAATCTAGAGCCGGGTGAGGCATTTATAGACGAAGCCTTGAATGCCAAATGTAGTAAACTAGAACTCTTAGGCACAAGTCTTTTGTTTTGTACACCAATTGGAGAGGGTTTAGCGAAAAAGGTATTAAAAGAAAAAGGGGAAACGCCTTTTCTAATTAATCTTGAAGGAACAAATCAACCGGATTATCTTGAGATGTTTGGTGGGGTTTGGAGATTGTAG
- a CDS encoding class I SAM-dependent methyltransferase encodes MDRNRFSAIAHRNHAYSNPINETKMMKMIQMMSLEPNMKVIDIGAGKCELLIRLVEDFNISGTAIELYDGAIEEAKLKAMKRIPEDRIDFVVDDASIAVQRCEADVFNIGICIGSTHALGGLESTLETMKRLVKKDGFILIGEGYWKKKPSKDYLEALGGADESELKSHQENVMVAEELGLIPLFSYVANEDDWDEYEWLYSSSIENYCFENPDDPDKNAMLERIRKWRRTYLKWGRDTLGFGLYLFRNN; translated from the coding sequence ATGGATAGAAACAGATTTTCAGCAATCGCTCATCGCAATCACGCCTATAGTAATCCTATTAATGAAACAAAGATGATGAAAATGATTCAAATGATGTCACTTGAGCCAAACATGAAGGTAATTGATATCGGAGCAGGGAAATGCGAGCTGCTTATTCGTCTAGTAGAGGATTTTAATATTAGCGGTACTGCTATCGAATTATATGATGGCGCCATTGAAGAAGCCAAACTTAAAGCAATGAAACGAATACCTGAAGATCGTATTGATTTTGTTGTGGATGATGCAAGCATTGCTGTCCAGAGATGTGAAGCTGATGTATTTAATATAGGAATTTGTATCGGATCGACTCACGCTTTAGGAGGTCTTGAATCTACTCTTGAAACGATGAAACGTCTCGTAAAGAAAGATGGATTTATTTTAATAGGAGAAGGCTATTGGAAGAAGAAGCCTAGCAAAGATTACTTAGAAGCATTAGGCGGCGCAGACGAATCGGAATTGAAAAGCCATCAGGAGAATGTAATGGTCGCTGAAGAACTTGGACTCATTCCTCTTTTTTCTTACGTTGCAAACGAAGATGATTGGGATGAATACGAATGGCTTTATTCCTCTTCTATAGAAAATTACTGTTTTGAAAATCCGGATGACCCAGATAAGAATGCCATGCTTGAACGAATTCGGAAGTGGCGGAGAACTTATCTGAAATGGGGCCGGGATACACTAGGATTTGGGTTGTATTTGTTCCGGAACAACTAA
- the istB gene encoding IS21-like element helper ATPase IstB, protein MNSSYQQLMQNLEYLKLKQMIGHLGETIDFGMSNQLSFVDTLLKLTNYEIDMREKTMVNSMVKVGAFPHRKEIKDFDFNFQPSVNKQQILDFTTLRFLEEKENIVFLGPSGVGKTHLATAIGIAAAKKRTSTYFIKCNELILQLKRAKLENRLESRLKHYGKYKLLIIDEIGYLPIDREDAKLFFQLIDLRYEKKSTILTTNVSFKQWDEVFQDTKIANAILDRVLHHATVVNIIGDSYRIKNHLEKENE, encoded by the coding sequence ATGAATAGTAGTTATCAACAATTAATGCAAAACCTTGAGTATTTAAAATTAAAACAGATGATTGGTCATCTTGGTGAAACGATTGATTTTGGTATGAGTAATCAATTATCTTTTGTAGACACACTCTTAAAACTAACAAATTATGAAATCGATATGCGTGAAAAAACCATGGTTAATTCAATGGTCAAGGTGGGGGCCTTCCCCCACCGTAAAGAGATAAAGGATTTTGATTTTAATTTCCAACCATCAGTAAACAAGCAGCAAATACTTGATTTTACAACATTACGATTTCTCGAAGAGAAAGAGAATATCGTATTCTTGGGACCTAGTGGAGTCGGAAAGACACATTTAGCAACAGCCATAGGGATAGCAGCAGCCAAGAAACGAACCAGTACCTATTTTATAAAATGTAATGAATTAATCCTGCAATTAAAAAGAGCAAAATTAGAAAATCGCTTAGAAAGTCGATTAAAGCATTATGGAAAGTATAAGTTATTAATTATTGATGAAATTGGATATCTACCAATTGATCGTGAGGATGCCAAATTGTTCTTCCAGCTAATTGATTTAAGATATGAGAAAAAAAGCACCATATTAACCACAAATGTAAGCTTTAAGCAGTGGGATGAGGTCTTCCAGGATACAAAAATAGCAAATGCCATATTGGATCGTGTATTACACCACGCAACAGTTGTGAACATAATTGGTGATTCGTATCGTATTAAAAATCATTTGGAAAAGGAAAACGAGTAA
- the istA gene encoding IS21 family transposase, translating into MYVQLDITTNFEINSLTDLPKLKLLMENLNMKINKSKLARELNVDRRTVDKYINGYVPQKKRDRESKIDDYYGVIKLLLSRESKQRFFYKRVLWQYLKDNHGLECSQSTFRAYIARKPEFQAYFSEGKRTETVHSVIRYETLPGEQAQIDWKENIRYITKDGEILYVNVAVFLLSHSRFRTFHLTISKSQSVLMSFLTESFEAIGGVPKNLVTDNMKTVMDEPRTEYSKGVVNERFGQFEKDFGFKVRPCIAGRPRTKGKVESPMKLIDEIHAYQGKFDYEELHAFVQSLCERINHSYHQGTGKIPILAIEQEKNLLLPLPRKQIRDSYKIHHKLVQVNSACMITYKSNQYSVPAEYKGKTVGLQVYDNQIHIYYNTELIAKHEVSEIKLNYKKEHYVEALSRGLPHFPDIDELAKNNLRAIDEVYKNE; encoded by the coding sequence ATGTATGTTCAACTAGATATTACAACAAATTTTGAAATCAACAGTCTTACAGACTTACCAAAACTTAAACTTCTTATGGAGAATTTAAATATGAAAATTAACAAGAGTAAATTAGCTAGAGAATTAAATGTAGATCGGAGGACAGTTGATAAATATATTAATGGATATGTGCCTCAAAAGAAACGAGATAGAGAATCTAAGATAGATGATTATTACGGAGTAATAAAGCTACTGCTTTCCCGAGAGTCTAAGCAGAGATTTTTTTATAAACGTGTTCTATGGCAGTATTTAAAAGATAATCATGGACTGGAATGTTCCCAGTCAACATTTCGAGCTTATATAGCTCGTAAACCAGAGTTTCAAGCATACTTTAGTGAGGGGAAACGTACAGAAACTGTTCACTCCGTAATTCGTTATGAAACCCTTCCGGGTGAACAAGCTCAAATAGATTGGAAGGAGAATATCCGGTATATAACGAAAGATGGAGAAATTCTTTATGTAAATGTGGCTGTTTTTCTTTTGTCCCATTCCCGTTTTAGAACCTTTCATTTAACAATATCAAAGTCACAAAGCGTATTGATGTCCTTTCTGACAGAAAGCTTTGAAGCCATTGGGGGAGTGCCTAAAAACCTTGTGACGGATAATATGAAAACAGTAATGGATGAACCACGAACCGAGTATTCAAAGGGAGTAGTGAATGAACGCTTTGGTCAATTTGAAAAGGATTTTGGGTTTAAAGTAAGGCCTTGTATTGCAGGACGACCAAGGACGAAGGGGAAAGTTGAAAGTCCTATGAAATTGATAGACGAGATTCATGCCTATCAGGGAAAATTTGATTATGAGGAGCTTCATGCGTTTGTGCAGAGCCTTTGTGAACGGATTAACCACAGTTACCATCAGGGTACAGGGAAAATACCTATTTTGGCCATTGAACAAGAAAAAAATCTCTTATTGCCCCTACCAAGAAAGCAAATAAGAGATTCTTATAAGATCCACCATAAACTTGTACAGGTCAATTCCGCTTGCATGATTACTTATAAATCAAACCAGTATTCAGTTCCAGCTGAATACAAAGGGAAAACCGTTGGTTTACAAGTATATGATAATCAAATCCATATTTATTATAACACGGAGTTAATCGCGAAACACGAGGTCAGTGAAATCAAACTCAACTATAAAAAAGAACACTACGTTGAGGCACTCTCAAGAGGGCTTCCGCACTTTCCGGATATTGATGAGCTGGCTAAAAATAACTTACGAGCGATTGATGAGGTGTATAAAAATGAATAG
- a CDS encoding chromate transporter, which translates to MLYWHIFLAFFIPGIVGYGGGPASIPLVENEVVDHYGWMTVSEFSEVLALGNSLPGPIATKMSGYIGYEIGGVLGSIVGIFATVAPSLLLMIVLLGLLYRHKDSPKVKRMTNYIRPTIAVMLGVMAFSFFSTSYTDTGLLQTIILVGVSFFLLEKLKVHPAYVIMASLIYGGIFL; encoded by the coding sequence ATGCTTTATTGGCACATATTTCTTGCCTTTTTCATACCAGGAATTGTTGGATATGGAGGCGGCCCTGCCTCCATACCGTTAGTTGAGAATGAAGTAGTTGATCATTACGGGTGGATGACAGTCTCGGAATTTAGTGAAGTGTTAGCCTTAGGGAACTCTTTGCCTGGTCCTATTGCTACGAAAATGTCAGGCTATATTGGTTACGAGATAGGTGGGGTTCTGGGGTCTATTGTAGGAATATTTGCGACGGTAGCCCCATCGCTTCTATTAATGATCGTTTTATTAGGTCTTTTATATAGACATAAAGACTCTCCGAAGGTAAAGAGGATGACGAACTATATTCGACCAACTATTGCAGTTATGCTAGGTGTAATGGCATTTAGCTTCTTTTCTACTTCTTACACAGATACAGGGCTGCTTCAAACAATCATTCTGGTTGGTGTAAGCTTTTTTCTCCTTGAAAAATTAAAGGTGCACCCTGCTTATGTGATTATGGCTTCGTTAATATATGGCGGGATATTCTTATAG
- a CDS encoding chromate transporter, whose translation MKQMDISIAFFRSGILGYGGGPSSIPLVHKEVVEIFKWMTDDEFADVLALANTLPGPINTKMAGYIGYRVGGYVGMLNAIISSIVPTIILMIILLTSLASFKDLPWVAGMTKAVVPVVGVMMATLTWDFYKKSYQTLGHISAAVTVVASLVLLEFLHVHPAILIVAILVFALVKRDKASKVDKTSEREVG comes from the coding sequence TTGAAACAGATGGATATATCTATCGCTTTTTTCCGTTCCGGAATATTAGGCTATGGAGGTGGCCCCTCTTCGATTCCCCTCGTTCATAAAGAGGTAGTAGAAATTTTTAAATGGATGACGGATGATGAATTTGCGGATGTTCTTGCATTAGCGAATACCCTACCAGGGCCGATTAATACAAAAATGGCAGGATATATAGGCTATCGAGTAGGTGGGTATGTAGGTATGCTAAATGCCATTATCTCTTCCATTGTCCCTACTATTATATTAATGATCATATTGCTCACCTCCTTAGCTTCATTCAAGGATCTGCCGTGGGTAGCTGGCATGACCAAAGCGGTTGTGCCTGTCGTTGGTGTCATGATGGCTACATTAACCTGGGATTTTTATAAGAAATCCTACCAAACGTTAGGACATATTAGTGCAGCGGTGACGGTGGTTGCTAGTTTGGTATTATTAGAGTTTTTGCACGTGCATCCAGCCATCTTAATTGTAGCTATATTAGTGTTTGCCTTAGTGAAGCGAGATAAGGCTTCTAAAGTTGATAAAACCAGTGAAAGAGAGGTGGGATGA